GTTAATAACCACAGACTTGGTTTTTTTTGCTAGTATAGAAAAGTTTTTTGTGCGTTGAGTTATCATTTGCTCGGAGTATTTGATTTCTGAACACTCTTTCTGGAGCATGCCTTTCTCTATCATCTCCAAAATTAATGCCGGATGCCATGACTCCTTTGCTCTTGGACTGACAGGAATCTTTGTCATGATCAGTCTGAAGTTTTTGATTATAAATGACTCCAGAATTGTGCTCTTACACAGTTTTCTTGTGCAAAATATCAAAATACCCTGGGTTTTGTCGTGTTCAATTGAAGTGTATGGCGGGCTCTCTCTAAAAATAATTACTGAGGACCATGGGATTTTGTATGTTGCATCTCTGGTAGAGTCATTGTGGTTGCTTGCCGTGCAATTATATACTTAACATTGTCAGCTGAGGTTTTAGTTGAAAGCAGTCTAATAATATGGTGGATTGATTGAAATTTCAGGAACAAAGCACCGATCGCATCAAGACTACTTGGAAAAAGCTGATAAGGCTCGAAGTGCTCGACTCTCTGCAAGCTCCGCACCTGCCAAATGATTTTGTTGCATGGGAACATTACCTAATATCTACAACCATGCAAAGCTCGACTCTTTGTTGTTTGTTTCTTTTTTGAGAAGAAAAGGTGTTAAAATCTCCAAATCATTTGTAATTGCGTGGTAGGTCCGAGTTTGTTTTGAAGTGGAAGTAAACTCAATGTTCAATTATAGCAAGTAACCTACCTTGGCCCTCAAGTTCTTTTTCTTCTAAACAGAAAATAATAATCAAACAATTTGAACAACATTCCTTGAATTCGTTCTTTCTTTTGTAAGAACTCCGTGTATGTACTTCTTTGTTCAGTTATGATAGAATTCTAGCAATCGAGACGACGTGAGTCTGAGTCGATGAAACGAGAAAAAGAAAGAATAATTTTTTCATAACAAAATTAGTGTGGTACCTACAGACTGTTTGAAAGTAACCGTGTAATTATATGACTGTGTAATTATTATGGTATAATTATATGTCCGCATAATTATGTATGAATTAATTATTTTATGTTGTTTGGTTAATATTGTAATTAcaaatattatatttagttttacagttgatatttataatattagattataaaatataaataatataataagaaAAAAAATTACATAATTTTAATGTGTAATTATTCCAATTCTTATGGAGAGGTCGAAATTAAAATTATGTAATTATACACTTCGAATTATACGTAATTACATAGTTTCGAATAATTATACTGTTGTCCAAACGCGTCAAACCATATAATTACCTTATAATTACACGAAATTACACAAATTTTTCATTTCGAGATGGCTTTCCAAACACACTCTAAATAAATCATCTTTGGAGTGATAATTACCAGATCAGATCACCATAAATTTCTCActgttttttcttttcttttaagtagttaaattaaataaatacacgtgtaattatttaatttatttaattggTAGAAAATAACACACGTTTTCTCCAAGCTCCAAGTAAGTTTTGGATCTTAACTTCCAATCACCTTGCACACACGCTCTCAAGGCCATTAAAAAATGATCTGTGTCTCCCCCAATAATTAAAAAAAGAAATAATGATTTGATTTGATTCattaacaagaaaacaaaaattctTCTGCAGCAGTCCGTACAATCTCGAGAAATCTACAACTAAAAATCCTTACTTTTCTTCAGTTTTCGGTACCCATTTCGATTCTGAATTGTGGGGTTTCTGCAAATTCCCAGTAATTCCACGATTTATGTCTCTGGGCGGCGAATCAGTCAATTTAGGTGAGTTCTTAGATTTGATTTATATTTAATTCATTCAATCACTTACGATCATGTGACTGTAGAAGAGTATAAATCAACTCAGTTGTTGTTGCGATGCTTGCAATTTGAGATTCTGCTCCAAATCACTTGTAACTAAGTcagtttggaattttttttttctgggtttttccTATTTGGTGGTGGGCATGATTTTAACTCATCGTATGATTGACCAGTGAGTTTCAAGTACTGAAAATCGAAATTTTAATTGCATGTTCTTGTATTAGTAGTATGTTTTAGAAGAAAGTGCATAGAGTTTGTTTTCAGCTTCTGAACTTGTTGTGAGGTATATTATTCGCGCAAGCATGATGCTATTTGATTTTCATCCAATCGTTGAACTAATGAATCTCATTTTCCTTTCTTACTTCGTTTTGTCAGATCAAAAATCTTTCTTTGCATTGCTTCACTTTGATTTacattttttcttttttatttgttAGAGTTTGTTGTAAATGGCGGACCTCAAAGAACGGTTGCTCCCACCAAGGCCAGCATCAGCTATTAATCTTAGAGAAGCGGGCCTTAGGCCATCAGCAGCTTCTGCGCGCCAACCCTTTCACGGAGTAGATGTTTTAGGGCTGAAGAAACGTGGGCAGGGCCTTCGGTCATGGATTCGTGTTGATTCCTCTGGCAATTCTCAAGTCATCGAGGTTGACAAATTCACCATGATGCGCCGTTGTGATCTCCCTGCCCGTGACTTGCGCCTTCTTGATCCTCTATTTGTTTACCCTTCAACAATACTCGGTAGAGAGAAAGCTATTGTCGTAAATTTAGAGCAAATTCGGTGCATAATCACAGCTGATGAAGTCCTGCTCCTGAATTCTCTGGATAGCTATGTCTTACAGTATGTGGTGGAGTTACAGCGACGGCTAATGACACCTCCGGCTGGCGAGGTTTGGCAACCGGAGGGAACTCACGAGTATAATAATAGCCAAAGAGGAAGTCGGAACATGGACCTCTTGTTTGGTGGGAGCCAGTCCCCCGATTATTTGCCCTTTGAATTTAGGGCTCTTGAAGTTGCTTTAGAAGCTGCCTGTACATTTCTTGATTCTCAGGTGCGTCCAAGAGAAAATAACATGTTAAAAGTTCATAAAATGATATTTGCTGCATTGTCATAAGCCAGTTAAATATTGTCTGAAACATGTTTTTCTCCTTCACACTCATGCTTTTGGTGTTCTTCATCTAACTATTCGGGCATGTAACTCTGTACTTTGACACTTTTATAAAGGCAGCAGAATTAGAAATCGAAGCATACCCATTGTTAGATGAGCTCACTTCTAAGATTAGCACACTGAACTTGGAACGAGTGCGTAGACTGAAAAGTAGACTTGTCGCATTGACTCGAAGAGTTCAGAAGGTATAGCAAACTACAATTTTGTTTTCGTTGTTTCTTCAAGGAAATATTGACCCTTGCGTTAACCTTTTTTTCTTCCCCCACTCCTAATTTGACACAAGTCTACATCTTTTAGGTCAGAGATGAGATCGAGCAGCTCATGGATGATGATGGAGATATGGCTGAAATGTATCTCACTGAAAAGAAAAGTCGAATGGAATCAGCAATGTACGGTGAACAATCTGTAGTGGGATTCAGGCCGAACGATCCACAATCTTTTTCTGCTCCGGTCTCTCCTGTTTCTTCCCCTCCTGAGTCCCGAAAGCTCGAGAAAAGCTTGAGCATTGCGAGGAGTCGGCACGACAGTGTTAGGAGCTCTGAAACTGGCACAGAGAGCATAGAAGAGCTGGAGATGTTGCTAGAAGCATATTTCGTCGTCATTGATAGCACTCTAAACAAATTGACCTCGGTACAAATATCGATCAATTTAACCTTGATTTTTCCTGTTGTATAGTTTTAGAAAATTTAATCACTCTGCTCTCTTCCCTTTGCTCCAGTTGAAAGAGTACATTGATGATACAGAGGATTTCATCAACATTCAACTGGTATTAGTTTGTTCCTTTTTTTGCTTTTTTCCTTTTAACAGACCAACTTATAATGATTTTGATTCTAATAATAGCTAATCTTTCTTGTAGGACAATGTACGAAATCAGCTTATCCAATTTGAGCTGCTACTGACGACGGCAACATTTGTCGTCGCCATTTTTGGAGTGGTAGCTGGGATTTTCGGTATGAATTTTCCGATATCAATGTTTGACGATGCTGGTGCCTTTAATTGGGTGCTTGCTATAACTGGAGTAAGTGGGCTCATCATATTTTCATCATTTGTATGGTTCTTCAAGTATAAAAGACTCATGCCACTGTGAACTACAATGGAACATCTTCCTTTACTAGTAAAGAGATTAATCATTGTTACTATTCATCTCTTCCTCGTACGTTGTAAATCAAGTTGAAAAATAGTTCAGATAAAATGAGCTGGCAGCTTATTCTCCAACCATTTCTTCTTATTCCAATCATAACAGTTTTCCGTTCACAATTGCTATATTCATTTTTGTGTCCGAAACATGCGTCGTTGCTACAGATATCCTTAAAATATGTAGTGTATTTTTCTGCCGATCATAATAAAAAATACATATTTTGAATGTATATTGACCAAAACGGATCATGGTCTGAATATCAAATGATACTATGTTCATTCAGAGGATATCATATTCTAAATGGCATTTGAATTGGAGTGGACCCATACAAATAATTACAATGCCTttctttatatgtatatttatgagcTCCAAAAGCCATTAATCTCCACTACAAATATGTACAAGAGGATAATGACTTTAAGAGTAAGACCCACCACCACAATCACTATATACAAAATCAACCAATATTCTATTTTGGTGATTTTAGTTTGTGGGTCATTATCAAACATATACatgattggatttgattattctaaTCAAATCCTAATAatttacatattaattaattttctTCTTCATACATAAGGATTAATATGAGATGTATAGTCACGGATACCAGCTCCTTCCCATCCCATCCATTCTTCCCACATGTCCCAATCAGGATCGTCCATTCCCCATAATGGTTCGTCGATCCCTTGATCGGACGGTCCATATGATTGATACTCGGTTGATTCTTCTGGTTCTTCTCTCAATTTACTCATCACTATCTGTTTAAATAACCATTAACAAGTTATTACAAACGTGGCAAATAAAAAAAATCTAATCAGCAAAACATGCCAGCTCATTAATGACGTGGCTACATACATCATAGGCTTCATTAATCTGATTAAATTGCACCCCGCAATTGCCTCCTCTACATACATCAGGATGATACTGAAAAAAAAAAAcccagaaattaattaatttatttttgagaaattctTAGGTacttgaattaattaattaattaattaactacctGTAATGCGAGACGCCTGAAAGCTTTCTTGACATCAGATTCAGAAGCATCATGTTGAATCATTAAAGTCTTATATGGATCCATAACTGAAGAAGAAGAATATGAACAAGAAACTTTAATGACCCGACCCGTTTTATGATTTCTCTTCTTAGTTTTGTTATTCGATGAAATCCAAGCCGACCCATTTCCTCCAATTACACCAGCAACAGCAGCACAAGCCATTTTTCTTAATTATCAATCAATGAAATTTTTCTGGGTTTAGAATAGAATTTGGGTTTTGAAGATATATATTATTTATACGTATAGTTGTTGAATAATAATACTGATTCGAAAAATGAGTTGGTTTGATTTTATTTATAGAGAagataatttaataattaaattggaTTTGTTAATGTGAGGTGGTAAGGAAAGAGATAAAATAAAGTATAACGGTCCTTATCCAAAAGAAGAGAAAGCTTTCAGTTAAAACCTGTTCCGGTTTTGTTAGCTGACGTGTCAAtgccttttttttttaattaaatagatTTAAGTTGGAATTACCGAATTACTACTTCTGTTTCACAACGATTAGTTAAAATTGCATCACCTAactaataaaatatattaaaatatttatgtgaaaaaaatattttttaaattttttccgaataaaacattataaaatagaataattaaaaaatattttaatttaaatataatttaaaaaatatttttttcataaaaataTACCATTCATTAtatctaattaattatataatatcattTTAATCAAAACATCAAATATTATAAAATAAAAGATATTAGTTTATTCCGGATTCCATATACCACCTCTATTCTTAATTAATTATCACATCTTTCGTATAATTTTCACGAAAAAATAATCAATTTCATAAAAAAATGGCAACATAAATAAAAAAAGTAAAATAATTTCagattttttattttaaatttttttctaAATTTCTCATTATTTATGCATTAAAAACAATGCAATGAATCTTTCTCACTAGATAAATTCCCGTAAAAAAACAAATGTTTGACTACTTCTTAGACAAAGGTTGTTAACTTCTACTACTAGATTTTTTTCTGGAAATAAAAAAGAGGATAATTACGTAATTCATACAATATCCAAAACGAGTTATCTTCTTTTCGGTCCTCTAAACTTCCTTTTGCGTCAGCCAGTACTCAGTAGTGTGGATAAGATCTAGTAGTATTTTAGGTAGTTTTACTTTTTACACAAATTGCACGTGTCTGCAATCAGCATGCATTTACTGGATTTAACTTTAGGCCCTTTATATCATAAACTTTGATCCTCTTTACCCTTTAACTTTTTTTAATATCGGAAAGGACCTTACGTTTCATAGCTAACATTCAATCGGGTAAACATCATTAACGTCGTCAATATATCTGATGTTATTTCACGTCAAGATACTTAACGATGTTATGCACTTTTCCCCTGATTAGATCCTAACGGAACAAAGATGAGGCCATGAGGGCCTTTTAGACATTTAAAGAAGAAGAGTGGTGGAAGAGATCAAA
This genomic stretch from Rutidosis leptorrhynchoides isolate AG116_Rl617_1_P2 unplaced genomic scaffold, CSIRO_AGI_Rlap_v1 contig360, whole genome shotgun sequence harbors:
- the LOC139883145 gene encoding magnesium transporter MRS2-1-like isoform X2 — translated: MADLKERLLPPRPASKRGQGLRSWIRVDSSGNSQVIEVDKFTMMRRCDLPARDLRLLDPLFVYPSTILGREKAIVVNLEQIRCIITADEVLLLNSLDSYVLQYVVELQRRLMTPPAGEVWQPEGTHEYNNSQRGSRNMDLLFGGSQSPDYLPFEFRALEVALEAACTFLDSQAAELEIEAYPLLDELTSKISTLNLERVRRLKSRLVALTRRVQKVRDEIEQLMDDDGDMAEMYLTEKKSRMESAMYGEQSVVGFRPNDPQSFSAPVSPVSSPPESRKLEKSLSIARSRHDSVRSSETGTESIEELEMLLEAYFVVIDSTLNKLTSLKEYIDDTEDFINIQLDNVRNQLIQFELLLTTATFVVAIFGVVAGIFGMNFPISMFDDAGAFNWVLAITGVSGLIIFSSFVWFFKYKRLMPL
- the LOC139883145 gene encoding magnesium transporter MRS2-1-like isoform X1 — translated: MADLKERLLPPRPASAINLREAGLRPSAASARQPFHGVDVLGLKKRGQGLRSWIRVDSSGNSQVIEVDKFTMMRRCDLPARDLRLLDPLFVYPSTILGREKAIVVNLEQIRCIITADEVLLLNSLDSYVLQYVVELQRRLMTPPAGEVWQPEGTHEYNNSQRGSRNMDLLFGGSQSPDYLPFEFRALEVALEAACTFLDSQAAELEIEAYPLLDELTSKISTLNLERVRRLKSRLVALTRRVQKVRDEIEQLMDDDGDMAEMYLTEKKSRMESAMYGEQSVVGFRPNDPQSFSAPVSPVSSPPESRKLEKSLSIARSRHDSVRSSETGTESIEELEMLLEAYFVVIDSTLNKLTSLKEYIDDTEDFINIQLDNVRNQLIQFELLLTTATFVVAIFGVVAGIFGMNFPISMFDDAGAFNWVLAITGVSGLIIFSSFVWFFKYKRLMPL
- the LOC139883149 gene encoding chaperone protein dnaJ 8, chloroplastic-like — protein: MACAAVAGVIGGNGSAWISSNNKTKKRNHKTGRVIKVSCSYSSSSVMDPYKTLMIQHDASESDVKKAFRRLALQYHPDVCRGGNCGVQFNQINEAYDIVMSKLREEPEESTEYQSYGPSDQGIDEPLWGMDDPDWDMWEEWMGWEGAGIRDYTSHINPYV